The genomic interval CGCCGTGCGGCGGAAAGGCGTGCACAGGAGATGGAGAAGGAATTGCGCGAGCGCCAGCAGAAGGCGCAGGCTGAGCAGGCGCAGAGCCGAGCGCCGGCGGCGCAGGCGAACGGGCGGGATCGCCTAGCCCAGGGGCAGCGAGACGCGGAACATGCGAGCGCCAGCGCTCAGGCGAACCAGCCGCGGCCCCACCGCGACGGCGGTCGGGATCGGGGCGGCGCACAGGGGCGCGGCCGCGATCGGCGCGAGGGGGCGCCGAACGGATCTGGGGACCAACGGGCCCGGTCGGATCGCCCCGCGGGCCAGCGGAATCCGAACGGCGGCCACGGGCGCAACGGCGCGCCGGGGCAGGGCGACAGGAACCGGGATCGAGGAGGCTACGCGGGGCGGCCTCAGGGCCAGCAGGGGCACGGGGACCGCGCCAACGCGCGAGGCCGGGACGGCCAGCGTTCCCAATCCGGCAATGGCGGCGGGGCTCGGTTCCCGCGCGCGCCGCGGCCGCCCCAGGTGGTGGCGGCGCAGGCGGCTCAGCAGAAGCCTGTTGCGCCGGGATCGCAGCGCAAGGAGAAGGAACGCAAGGAGCGCGAAGGGTATCAGCGCCACGAGGAGTTCAACGAGACCAAGCTTCAGCGGGCGCCGAAGCGGCGCGCGGGCAAGCAGGAGAAGCCTCTGCCGACCGAAGTGACGGTCGAGGGGCCGATGACGGTCGGCGAGTTTGCCAAGCTTCTGCAGCGTGAGCCGGCGGAGATCATCAAGCGCCTGCTCATGCTCGGCGTGATGGCGACCATCAACCAGGACATCGACACGGACACGATGGAGCTCATCGGGTCGGATCTGGGCGTCACCGTGCACGTGAAGGAGCCGGTCGACGAGGAGGCGCTCGAGCTCCTGGTGGAGCCGGACGATCCGTCCCAGCTCGTGCCGCGGCCGCCTGTGGTCACCATCATGGGCCACGTCGATCACGGCAAGACGACGCTGCTTGACGCGCTGCGCGAAAGCCGTGTGGCTGCGGGCGAGGCCGGAGGCATCACGCAGCACATCGGCGCGTATCAGGTCGAGATCGGCGGACGGCTCATCACGTTCCTCGACACGCCCGGACATGAGGCGTTCACGACGATGCGCGCCCGCGGCGCCCAGGTGACGGACGTGACCATCCTCGTCGTGGCGGCGGACGACGGCGTCATGCCGCAGACGGTGGAGGCCATCAACCATGCGAAGGCCGCGAACGTGCCCATCATCGTGGCCATCAACAAGATCGACAAGCCGGACGCCAATCCGGATCGGGTCAAGCAGGAGCTCGTGCAGTACGGCCTCGTCCCCGAGGAGTGGGGCGGCGACACGGTCTTCGTCGAGATCTCCGCGCTCAAGCGGCTGAACCTCGACACCCTGCTCGAGATGGTCCTGCTCGTCGCCGACATGCAGGATCTGAAGGCGAACCCGAACGCGCGCCCGCGCGGAACCGTGAT from Alicyclobacillus acidocaldarius subsp. acidocaldarius DSM 446 carries:
- the infB gene encoding translation initiation factor IF-2; this encodes MNMSSKEILTILNRLGVPVANHMSVMDDEMIQKVEQFFEDVKRRAAERRAQEMEKELRERQQKAQAEQAQSRAPAAQANGRDRLAQGQRDAEHASASAQANQPRPHRDGGRDRGGAQGRGRDRREGAPNGSGDQRARSDRPAGQRNPNGGHGRNGAPGQGDRNRDRGGYAGRPQGQQGHGDRANARGRDGQRSQSGNGGGARFPRAPRPPQVVAAQAAQQKPVAPGSQRKEKERKEREGYQRHEEFNETKLQRAPKRRAGKQEKPLPTEVTVEGPMTVGEFAKLLQREPAEIIKRLLMLGVMATINQDIDTDTMELIGSDLGVTVHVKEPVDEEALELLVEPDDPSQLVPRPPVVTIMGHVDHGKTTLLDALRESRVAAGEAGGITQHIGAYQVEIGGRLITFLDTPGHEAFTTMRARGAQVTDVTILVVAADDGVMPQTVEAINHAKAANVPIIVAINKIDKPDANPDRVKQELVQYGLVPEEWGGDTVFVEISALKRLNLDTLLEMVLLVADMQDLKANPNARPRGTVIEAKLDRGRGPVATVLVQNGTLKVGDIVIAGTTYGRVRAMVNENGRRLKAAPPSTPVEIQGLNGVPQAGDLFVVYDDEKSARAVVERRLERERQQMQATARVTLDDLYRQIKEGNVAELNVIVKADVQGSVEALVQSIEKINVEGVRVRVIHKGVGAITESDVQLASASNAIIIGFHVRPDANARRVAEQQKIDIRLYRVIYDAIAEIESAMKGMLAPEYKEVIVGHAEVRETFNISKVGTVAGCYVTDGRIPRDADVRVVRDGVVIYEGKLSSLRRFKDDVREVAAGYECGMTIEKFNDIKVGDVIEAFTMEQVARV